One Pararhizobium sp. IMCC3301 DNA segment encodes these proteins:
- a CDS encoding electron transfer flavoprotein subunit beta/FixA family protein — protein MKILVPVKRVVDYNVKIRVRTDGSGVELANVKMAMNPFDEISVEEALRLREAGKASEIVVVSIGPQQAQETIRTALAMGADRGILVQHDDLVEPLAVAKILQKIVDEEKPDLVIAGKQAIDDDCNQTGQMLAALLGWSQGTFASVLSLGEGDMNVTREVDGGLQTIKLKLPAVVTTDLRLNEPRYASLPNIMKAKKKPIDMKTAADYGVDMTPRLNVLKTVEPQKREAGVKVANVAELVDKLRNEANVL, from the coding sequence ATGAAAATACTGGTGCCCGTTAAGCGGGTGGTTGACTACAATGTCAAAATCCGGGTTAGAACGGATGGATCGGGCGTTGAACTGGCCAATGTAAAAATGGCGATGAACCCGTTTGATGAAATTTCCGTCGAGGAAGCATTGCGGTTGCGCGAAGCCGGCAAAGCCAGTGAAATCGTTGTGGTTTCAATCGGTCCGCAGCAGGCTCAGGAAACCATCCGCACGGCACTGGCGATGGGGGCTGATCGCGGCATTCTGGTGCAGCATGACGACCTGGTCGAACCGCTGGCGGTGGCAAAAATTCTGCAAAAAATTGTCGATGAGGAAAAGCCCGATCTGGTGATTGCCGGAAAACAGGCGATTGATGATGATTGCAACCAGACCGGCCAGATGCTGGCAGCTCTTCTGGGCTGGTCCCAGGGCACTTTCGCCTCTGTGCTGTCGCTGGGCGAAGGGGATATGAATGTGACCCGCGAAGTTGATGGCGGGCTGCAGACAATCAAACTGAAACTTCCGGCGGTGGTGACCACCGATCTGCGTCTCAATGAACCGCGCTACGCGTCGCTGCCGAATATCATGAAGGCCAAGAAAAAGCCGATCGATATGAAAACGGCAGCGGATTACGGAGTTGATATGACGCCGCGCCTGAACGTTCTGAAGACCGTCGAGCCGCAGAAGCGGGAAGCCGGTGTCAAGGTTGCCAATGTGGCCGAACTGGTTGACAAATTACGCAACGAAGCC